The Nitrospirota bacterium genome has a segment encoding these proteins:
- a CDS encoding tetratricopeptide repeat protein — protein sequence MEIIKNKEVRSVTREILTFQERPQAASREYRWKAIREYEEFIKDNKKFRSKEMADSMHELANIYMKMEENTYMQRKGKYDHSRSRRLYDEILSSYPARPANEEILYQLARGYLDEGDWEDYVTMLDRIIKVYPDGSFAHEAYFRLGEYYYGHGQVPKSVHYYYQVLRKDDYNFYDKALYKLGWALFQGKDYESAADKFILLLDRRKVKLTPEGMEETGDISIIDRDMVWDSIRNIVLLFDYMGGADRIANYFKVRGEQSFEPYIYRKLGDIYLNTGRYKEAADIYQAFINTNPYHEDAPVFHSKIVEAYIRGNMLDLAFNARVRLIETYKEDTIWFKSNRRGAQKRARDIVQTNKPLVRNDLFQLAKYHYAKARASKKKEDIDEAIKWLNRFPYIFPEDAESIELSFILAEILFEMKYYDRAAIEYEKVAYEFSHSTFTTESGYGALLALEKIAKPGGEIRADNEYIQRFVESSKKFVENFPDDRRVPEVLLNGTEVSFHLGKFEDSRKMAQQLIRHNLATDKDKYTAQRYIADSFLKEEAYGKGEEEIKKAIALVPSSDKKDLPMLERALAASLYKQAEGLKSGGKIKEAAAAFRKVYDTSPDTDIAPTALYDSGVLYEQDKDYDNAINSFQLLFLKYPGSRYTPVAVSEWGEILESRGSLISAAQIYENASSALEEHSVRENMLYKAVTLYEKGGNVDTMYNNYYRHFERFQKEFPDSPRLIELTFKAAKGREAIKDTSTAKSLYERVIALHRRFGASATMDATVAAARSQLILADYKKRSYESVKILNPVEVNLKKKEGLLKEALADYTAAAKYRISDITAEATFRMGEMFEDHKDAIMTSERPTELTAGQLEEYNYLLEEQAYPFEEKAISIHESNVKRTVEEGIYNTWVKKSYERLASLVPAKYKRGEAGTPFTGDLSANIPDDPDIYNNRGMTFRENGEFRKAEEDYKRSIALKPEFSNAVLNLGILYELYLGRLSDALINYKEYVKLGGERKDVLSWIGMLEKRTGSK from the coding sequence ATGGAAATAATAAAGAACAAGGAAGTACGCTCAGTCACCAGAGAAATACTGACTTTCCAGGAAAGGCCGCAGGCAGCAAGCCGGGAATACCGTTGGAAGGCCATCAGGGAATATGAAGAGTTCATAAAAGATAACAAGAAGTTCAGGAGCAAAGAAATGGCTGACAGCATGCACGAACTCGCTAATATCTATATGAAGATGGAAGAAAACACATACATGCAGAGGAAGGGAAAGTATGACCATTCAAGGTCACGCAGACTATATGATGAAATCCTGTCATCCTATCCTGCAAGGCCGGCCAATGAAGAAATTTTATATCAGTTAGCCCGTGGTTATCTCGATGAAGGCGACTGGGAAGACTATGTTACCATGCTTGACAGGATAATCAAAGTGTATCCGGACGGGAGCTTTGCACATGAGGCATACTTCCGCCTCGGAGAATATTACTACGGTCATGGACAGGTGCCAAAATCTGTTCACTACTACTATCAGGTTCTAAGAAAAGACGATTATAACTTCTATGATAAGGCGCTCTACAAACTCGGATGGGCGCTCTTTCAGGGGAAGGATTATGAGAGTGCGGCAGACAAGTTCATATTGCTCCTTGACAGGAGGAAGGTAAAACTCACGCCTGAGGGTATGGAAGAGACAGGAGATATTTCTATAATAGACAGGGACATGGTCTGGGATTCGATAAGGAACATCGTCCTCCTGTTCGACTATATGGGCGGGGCAGACAGGATAGCAAACTATTTCAAGGTTAGGGGTGAGCAGTCATTCGAGCCTTATATTTACAGGAAACTTGGGGATATCTATCTGAATACGGGAAGGTATAAGGAGGCGGCTGATATCTATCAGGCATTCATAAATACGAACCCATACCATGAAGATGCACCCGTATTCCACTCAAAGATCGTAGAGGCCTATATACGCGGAAATATGCTCGACCTTGCCTTTAATGCGAGGGTCAGACTCATAGAAACTTACAAGGAAGATACTATCTGGTTCAAGTCCAACAGGAGGGGTGCGCAAAAAAGAGCCAGGGATATTGTGCAGACTAACAAGCCGCTCGTAAGAAATGACCTGTTTCAGCTTGCAAAGTATCATTACGCAAAGGCACGGGCATCAAAAAAGAAGGAGGATATTGACGAGGCCATTAAGTGGCTGAACAGATTCCCCTACATATTCCCTGAAGACGCGGAATCCATTGAATTGAGTTTTATACTTGCAGAGATCCTGTTTGAGATGAAATATTACGACAGGGCCGCTATAGAGTATGAAAAGGTTGCGTATGAATTCAGCCACTCGACTTTCACAACAGAATCAGGCTATGGCGCCCTGCTCGCACTTGAAAAAATAGCAAAACCGGGTGGAGAGATCCGTGCGGATAACGAATATATCCAGCGCTTCGTGGAGAGCAGTAAAAAGTTTGTGGAAAACTTTCCGGATGACAGGAGGGTACCTGAAGTTCTGTTAAACGGCACCGAGGTATCCTTTCATCTCGGTAAATTCGAAGACAGCAGGAAGATGGCACAGCAGTTGATCCGGCATAATCTGGCTACTGACAAAGATAAATATACAGCACAGAGGTATATCGCCGATAGTTTTCTTAAAGAAGAAGCATATGGAAAAGGCGAAGAAGAAATTAAAAAGGCCATAGCTCTGGTTCCCTCTTCTGATAAAAAGGACCTGCCGATGCTTGAAAGGGCACTTGCAGCTTCGCTGTATAAACAGGCAGAGGGACTGAAGTCAGGGGGAAAGATTAAAGAGGCAGCGGCAGCCTTCAGAAAGGTCTACGATACATCCCCTGACACGGACATTGCCCCGACAGCGCTGTATGACTCCGGCGTATTATACGAGCAGGACAAGGACTATGACAATGCAATAAATTCCTTCCAGTTGCTCTTCCTGAAATACCCAGGTTCAAGGTATACACCTGTGGCAGTATCTGAATGGGGCGAAATACTTGAGTCAAGAGGTTCACTTATCAGCGCCGCACAGATTTATGAAAATGCCTCATCAGCGCTGGAAGAGCATAGCGTGCGCGAAAATATGCTGTATAAGGCTGTTACACTGTATGAAAAGGGCGGGAATGTTGACACAATGTATAATAATTATTACAGGCATTTCGAGAGATTTCAGAAGGAGTTTCCGGACAGCCCCCGGCTGATAGAACTCACATTTAAGGCCGCAAAGGGCAGGGAGGCCATCAAAGATACATCTACAGCAAAATCACTTTACGAGCGGGTCATTGCACTTCACAGGAGATTTGGCGCCTCAGCAACAATGGATGCTACTGTGGCTGCTGCCAGGTCACAACTGATCCTCGCTGATTATAAAAAGAGGTCCTATGAGTCAGTAAAAATATTAAACCCGGTTGAGGTGAATCTGAAGAAAAAGGAAGGACTTCTAAAGGAGGCGCTTGCCGATTATACTGCTGCAGCAAAATACCGGATAAGTGATATTACTGCTGAGGCAACGTTCCGGATGGGTGAGATGTTTGAAGATCATAAGGACGCTATCATGACATCGGAACGGCCAACAGAGCTGACTGCAGGGCAATTGGAGGAGTATAATTACCTCCTGGAAGAACAGGCCTATCCGTTTGAGGAAAAGGCAATCAGCATTCACGAGAGTAACGTAAAAAGGACCGTAGAGGAAGGGATTTACAATACGTGGGTTAAAAAAAGCTATGAACGTCTGGCCTCCCTTGTGCCTGCAAAATACAAGAGGGGGGAAGCCGGGACGCCATTCACCGGCGACCTCTCTGCAAACATACCGGATGATCCTGATATTTATAACAACAGGGGAATGACATTCAGGGAAAATGGTGAGTTCAGGAAGGCGGAAGAGGATTACAAGAGGAGCATAGCATTAAAGCCTGAATTCAGCAACGCTGTACTTAACCTTGGCATTCTCTACGAACTATACCTCGGCAGGCTTTCAGATGCCTTAATAAATTATAAAGAATATGTTAAGTTAGGAGGAGAGAGGAAAGATGTATTATCATGGATCGGAATGCTGGAGAAAAGGACAGGGAGTAAATAA
- a CDS encoding tetratricopeptide repeat protein, with amino-acid sequence MEFKKYISISILITLSLFASLTHAEQDNIATQFLNLSVEGDPFKVWFDKGKILYKQKDYKSAIEAFSKIGNDAPSGITEESSYLLANCLMQTGKYDEALSHAAAVSNRSRFYPFSLYTKAMINLRQGNGKSAHDDFDEIIKYKKPVLAQKVKQAGEKAVQIDEVELLIQRANLTLGFISLQNKNHTEAINYYSSIPKKSPFYEDSLFGLGWAYAQAGRWVRSVVFWEELTSVFPESPYSREVIPYLGYAYAELNAYGKAIEENGTALSYYRRMTASAADLRNKIQDKELDKIEKAVNFLGNEDLSDSLTLYKGLLSMEEYIEQSNSGGSSESDSLIKMAKKRREAILDDVQSKAASQLDHLQQQFLSSSIYTTLKISQYLRLEGGGQISSDMIFLDND; translated from the coding sequence ATGGAATTTAAAAAATATATATCTATATCAATATTGATCACTCTTTCATTGTTTGCCAGTCTGACTCATGCAGAACAGGATAATATTGCCACGCAATTTCTGAACCTGTCTGTTGAGGGAGACCCTTTCAAGGTCTGGTTTGATAAGGGTAAAATCCTGTATAAACAGAAGGATTATAAGTCAGCAATTGAAGCATTTTCAAAAATTGGCAATGATGCTCCTTCGGGGATAACAGAGGAGTCCTCATATCTTCTGGCAAATTGCCTTATGCAGACAGGTAAATATGATGAAGCACTTTCCCATGCAGCTGCAGTCTCAAACAGGAGCAGGTTCTATCCCTTCAGCCTTTACACAAAGGCAATGATAAACCTCAGGCAGGGCAATGGAAAGAGTGCGCACGACGACTTCGACGAAATCATTAAATACAAAAAACCTGTCCTGGCTCAGAAGGTAAAACAGGCCGGTGAAAAAGCAGTACAGATTGACGAGGTGGAACTCCTCATACAAAGGGCAAATCTGACACTTGGATTCATTAGTCTTCAAAATAAAAACCATACAGAGGCAATAAATTATTATTCATCAATCCCGAAAAAAAGCCCGTTCTATGAAGATTCCTTATTTGGTCTTGGATGGGCCTATGCACAGGCAGGCAGGTGGGTCAGGAGTGTTGTCTTCTGGGAAGAGCTGACTTCAGTATTCCCTGAGAGTCCCTATTCAAGAGAGGTAATCCCATACCTTGGATATGCATATGCTGAATTAAATGCCTATGGCAAGGCGATTGAGGAAAATGGAACAGCCCTCTCCTATTACAGGAGAATGACTGCCAGTGCAGCAGATTTGCGAAACAAGATACAGGATAAGGAACTTGATAAAATTGAAAAGGCTGTTAATTTTCTGGGGAATGAGGATCTGTCTGACTCTTTGACATTATATAAAGGACTGTTATCCATGGAGGAGTATATAGAACAATCCAATTCCGGCGGATCGTCCGAATCAGACTCCTTAATAAAGATGGCAAAAAAACGTCGTGAAGCCATACTTGATGACGTGCAATCAAAGGCAGCCTCACAACTGGATCATTTACAACAACAGTTCCTGAGTTCGTCAATTTACACCACCCTCAAAATATCCCAATACCTCAGATTGGAAGGCGGAGGCCAGATCAGCAGCGACATGATCTTTCTTGATAATGATTAG
- a CDS encoding acetoin utilization protein AcuC — translation MKAAFIYSPEFSVFDYGAGHPMKTVRLKLCYELLDSYHIFKETGVQLIKPVPATREELSLFHSEDYINALEQPDTDPSSSYHFGLGFGDNPRFKGVFEWSMLSTGASVQAARMVSSGKAATAFNIAGGLHHAMPSKASGFCYINDPAVAIMYLLKQGKRIAYIDIDAHHGDGVQYGFYNTDKVLTISLHESGEFLFPGTGFVEEIGEGEGKGYSVNLPFYPGTGDDVFVWGFDEIVPPLIEAYKPDVIVTQLGADTMSSDPLTHLNLTTTGFCRMIERFRSFNIPWVALGGGGYDVPAVARSWALAFGIMCGIELPDEMPGNCLVNLQEYGLTGTTLRDHFQPIDKDNNVQKWAEGNVAYIKENVFPYHGI, via the coding sequence ATGAAAGCCGCATTTATTTACTCTCCTGAGTTTTCCGTTTTTGACTATGGCGCCGGTCATCCCATGAAGACGGTAAGGCTAAAACTATGCTACGAACTCCTTGATTCATACCACATCTTTAAAGAAACAGGTGTACAACTAATAAAACCTGTGCCGGCAACAAGAGAAGAGCTCTCCCTGTTTCACAGTGAAGATTATATCAATGCACTTGAACAGCCGGATACTGATCCTTCATCATCATATCATTTTGGCCTCGGCTTTGGAGATAATCCAAGGTTTAAGGGTGTATTTGAATGGTCAATGCTCTCAACAGGCGCCTCCGTTCAGGCAGCACGTATGGTAAGCTCGGGTAAGGCTGCGACAGCGTTTAATATTGCAGGCGGCCTCCATCATGCGATGCCGTCAAAAGCATCCGGTTTCTGCTATATAAATGACCCGGCCGTTGCCATCATGTACCTGCTTAAACAGGGCAAGAGGATTGCATATATTGATATTGACGCACACCACGGTGATGGTGTGCAGTATGGATTCTACAACACTGATAAAGTCCTTACCATATCTCTGCACGAGAGCGGTGAGTTCCTGTTCCCAGGCACAGGTTTCGTTGAGGAAATTGGCGAAGGAGAAGGTAAAGGTTATTCGGTGAATCTGCCATTCTATCCAGGGACTGGCGATGATGTATTCGTGTGGGGCTTTGATGAAATAGTTCCACCGCTTATTGAGGCATATAAGCCTGATGTGATAGTAACACAACTCGGCGCTGATACAATGTCCTCAGACCCCCTTACCCATCTGAACCTTACAACAACCGGTTTCTGCCGCATGATAGAGAGATTCCGGTCATTCAACATTCCATGGGTGGCATTGGGCGGCGGCGGATACGATGTCCCGGCAGTAGCAAGGTCATGGGCCCTTGCATTTGGAATAATGTGCGGGATAGAGCTGCCTGACGAGATGCCTGGCAACTGCCTCGTCAATCTTCAGGAATATGGCTTGACAGGAACAACTTTGCGCGACCATTTCCAGCCAATAGATAAAGACAATAACGTACAAAAATGGGCAGAGGGTAATGTGGCCTATATTAAGGAGAATGTATTTCCATACCATGGAATTTAA
- a CDS encoding MFS transporter: MMSGSNFSRMTAGERRAVMSLSVIFAMRMMGLFMIYPVFSVYAERLHGVTPLTIGIALGGYGLSQAIFQIPFGMLSDRIGRKPVITAGLFIFALGSAIAAMSDSIYGVIIGRILQGTGAVGSTILAMIADLTREEHRTKAMAVLGMTIGTSFALALVLGPVLNGWIGVHGIFWLTGGLALTGEVVLIAIVPKPSRVRLHRDAEPVPALFRKVLTDGQLLRLDFGVLSLHAILTASFVALPIALTDAAGLDVRHQWYLYLPVLVAAVIIMVPFIILAEKHHKIKPVFLGAILALCLAELMLVEWHSSLAGLTAALILFFTAFTLMEASLPSLISKVVPPDSKGTAMGVYSSSQFFGIFIGGTTGGWLYGHFGLEGVFGFAVLLALLWFFIASTMKKPRFLTSYLLNVGRIDESQAEYLVGRLLSIRGVAEAVVVAGDGIAYLKVDSKNLDEDALSAFSVESGVA; the protein is encoded by the coding sequence ATGATGAGTGGTAGCAATTTCAGTCGCATGACAGCCGGCGAAAGGCGTGCGGTAATGTCGCTGTCAGTGATTTTTGCAATGCGCATGATGGGGTTGTTTATGATATACCCTGTATTTTCGGTCTATGCAGAACGTCTGCATGGAGTAACTCCGCTTACCATCGGCATTGCCCTTGGTGGTTACGGGCTTAGCCAGGCAATTTTCCAGATCCCATTTGGAATGCTGTCCGATCGTATCGGAAGAAAACCCGTTATAACAGCCGGACTTTTTATATTTGCGCTTGGCAGTGCGATTGCTGCGATGTCTGATTCCATTTATGGCGTTATTATAGGCCGCATACTGCAGGGGACAGGCGCAGTGGGATCCACAATCCTTGCCATGATAGCCGATCTTACGAGGGAGGAGCATCGCACGAAGGCCATGGCCGTGCTCGGCATGACAATAGGTACTTCATTTGCATTGGCGCTGGTGCTTGGCCCTGTGCTTAACGGCTGGATCGGGGTGCATGGCATTTTCTGGCTGACAGGGGGATTGGCCCTGACAGGTGAAGTAGTCCTGATAGCCATTGTTCCAAAGCCGTCGAGGGTACGGTTGCATCGTGATGCAGAGCCTGTTCCGGCGCTTTTCCGGAAGGTGTTGACTGATGGTCAGTTGTTAAGACTGGATTTTGGTGTGCTGTCACTCCATGCAATACTCACTGCGAGCTTTGTAGCCCTGCCTATTGCACTCACGGATGCCGCTGGCCTGGATGTCAGGCATCAATGGTATCTCTATTTGCCGGTACTTGTCGCAGCCGTGATAATCATGGTGCCGTTCATTATCCTTGCGGAGAAACATCACAAGATAAAACCTGTATTTCTCGGCGCCATCCTTGCATTGTGTTTGGCAGAACTGATGTTGGTGGAGTGGCATTCCAGCCTGGCCGGTTTGACAGCAGCGTTGATCCTGTTTTTCACTGCATTTACCCTCATGGAGGCAAGTCTGCCTTCACTTATTTCCAAGGTTGTGCCGCCTGATTCCAAAGGGACGGCCATGGGGGTTTATTCAAGTTCGCAATTCTTTGGTATCTTTATTGGCGGTACGACCGGCGGCTGGTTATACGGACATTTTGGGCTTGAGGGAGTATTTGGCTTTGCAGTGCTTTTGGCTTTATTATGGTTTTTCATTGCTTCTACAATGAAGAAGCCGCGCTTCCTGACCAGTTATTTGCTTAATGTCGGCCGGATTGATGAATCCCAGGCGGAATATCTTGTCGGACGGTTACTCAGCATAAGGGGCGTTGCTGAGGCTGTGGTGGTTGCCGGGGACGGAATAGCCTACCTGAAGGTGGACAGTAAGAACCTCGACGAGGATGCACTGTCAGCATTTTCAGTGGAGTCCGGCGTTGCATAA
- a CDS encoding PQQ-dependent sugar dehydrogenase: protein MIRRAFVLISLAWIMIVASIGCSGASGKAPASAVLKTIATGLDFPLYLASAPHDNNRLFVVEKGGVIRIIKNGTLLKSPFLDIRSLVSRGSEQGLLGFAFDPDYKKNGRFYVSYTDTAGNSSIVRYLVSGNPDIAQPAADRFLLKIDQPYANHNGGDIAFGPDGHLYIGMGDGGSGNDPYGNGQDLTDLLGSLLRIDVRSPEGYTIPPDNPFTGRSSVRPELWDYGLRNPWRFSFDRWTGDLYIADVGQNVREEINVAPAAKGRGKGLNYGWNIMEGTICTPGVNRNCDKTGLVLPVLDYDHRGGNCSVTGGYVYRGLTIPEIQGTYFYADYCAGWVRSFKYSNGMATDQKEWDSLSPGGNITSFGEDSNGELYIITSQGGIYRIAPKE from the coding sequence ATGATCAGACGTGCGTTTGTATTAATTTCTCTGGCCTGGATTATGATCGTTGCATCAATAGGGTGCAGCGGTGCAAGCGGGAAGGCGCCTGCCTCAGCCGTTCTAAAAACAATAGCAACAGGTCTCGATTTTCCCCTTTATCTTGCCTCAGCCCCTCATGATAATAACCGTCTGTTTGTCGTTGAAAAAGGTGGCGTCATCCGTATTATAAAAAATGGAACTCTGCTGAAGTCTCCTTTCCTGGATATCCGTAGTCTTGTTTCAAGAGGGAGTGAACAAGGTCTGCTTGGGTTTGCCTTTGATCCGGACTATAAAAAAAACGGCCGCTTTTATGTAAGCTATACAGACACGGCCGGCAATTCCAGTATTGTGCGCTATCTTGTCTCAGGTAACCCTGATATTGCACAACCTGCTGCAGACAGGTTTCTTTTAAAGATTGACCAGCCCTATGCCAACCATAATGGCGGAGATATTGCCTTTGGACCTGACGGCCATCTCTATATCGGGATGGGTGACGGGGGCTCAGGGAATGACCCTTATGGAAATGGTCAGGACCTGACTGATCTGTTGGGATCTTTGCTGAGGATAGATGTCAGATCTCCGGAAGGGTACACGATTCCACCGGATAATCCTTTTACCGGCAGGTCCTCAGTGAGGCCGGAGTTGTGGGACTACGGACTGCGGAACCCGTGGCGCTTCAGCTTTGACCGCTGGACAGGGGATCTGTACATTGCCGATGTAGGGCAGAATGTCCGTGAGGAGATTAATGTAGCTCCTGCTGCAAAAGGCCGTGGAAAGGGGCTTAACTACGGCTGGAATATAATGGAGGGGACCATTTGTACGCCGGGTGTAAACAGAAACTGTGATAAGACCGGCCTTGTGCTGCCTGTGCTTGACTATGACCACAGGGGTGGGAATTGCTCAGTAACAGGAGGCTATGTCTATCGCGGTTTAACCATTCCTGAAATTCAGGGGACATATTTCTATGCTGACTACTGTGCAGGATGGGTGAGGAGCTTTAAATACAGTAATGGGATGGCCACAGATCAGAAGGAATGGGATTCACTCAGTCCCGGCGGCAACATTACTTCTTTTGGCGAAGACAGCAATGGTGAGCTCTACATTATCACGTCTCAGGGCGGTATCTACCGCATTGCACCTAAGGAATAG
- a CDS encoding ABC transporter permease — protein sequence MSSILQSPGTQHLLGTDNLGRDLFSRLIYGGRVSLSIGFLTSLVALTAGTVYGAISGYKGGLTDQMLMRIVDVLYAIPDLLLIILITVIIGRGFWGIFIALSLVSWVSVARLVRGEVLRIKELSYIEAARAVGANRRRIIFRHILPGLSGLLIVTMTFRIPAAILSESTLSFVGIGLEPPFSSWGVLANDGWTAIRFYPHLMIFPGITIFITVLACNILGDALHDRLESK from the coding sequence ATGTCATCAATCCTTCAGTCTCCAGGCACTCAGCACTTGCTTGGCACGGACAACCTCGGCAGGGACCTTTTCAGCAGATTAATATACGGCGGCCGTGTATCCCTTTCCATTGGCTTCCTGACATCACTCGTTGCCCTCACTGCCGGCACTGTTTACGGGGCCATATCAGGATACAAGGGCGGCTTGACAGACCAGATGCTGATGCGTATTGTTGACGTACTTTATGCCATTCCTGATTTGCTGCTGATCATACTCATTACAGTTATAATCGGCAGAGGTTTCTGGGGAATATTTATTGCACTGAGTCTCGTAAGCTGGGTAAGCGTAGCAAGGCTCGTGAGGGGCGAGGTCCTCAGGATAAAGGAATTATCATACATCGAGGCCGCCAGGGCAGTTGGGGCAAACAGGCGCAGGATCATATTCCGCCACATCCTGCCGGGGCTGAGTGGTTTACTCATAGTAACCATGACCTTCAGGATACCGGCAGCCATCCTGTCTGAATCTACACTGAGCTTCGTGGGAATCGGCCTTGAACCACCCTTCAGCAGTTGGGGCGTCCTTGCCAATGACGGCTGGACAGCTATCAGGTTCTATCCGCACCTGATGATCTTTCCAGGCATCACAATCTTCATCACAGTCCTCGCATGCAACATACTCGGGGATGCCCTGCACGACAGGCTGGAGTCAAAGTAA
- a CDS encoding ABC transporter permease subunit, with translation MVKFIFKRLFWGIPVLWAVATVTFIIMHIVPGGPLDEEKQLPPEIKANIEQKYHLDKPLSAQYLLYLANLLKGDLGPSYKYPGRDVSEIISDTFPASMELGLIAFITSLLTGVSAGIVSAISKEQNIWIDKTSMTFAIAGVSIPNFVLAVLLVLILSHTFRILPPALWEGWQYTILPALSLAAAPAAYMARVMRATFLSILREDYLRTCCAMGLPVRKILFKHALKNAITPIVTFSGPLLAGLITGSFVIEYIFSIPGMGKYFVTAVINRDYPLIMGVTIVYAVIIVLANLTVDILYPLLDPRVKGS, from the coding sequence ATGGTGAAATTTATCTTTAAACGGCTCTTTTGGGGCATCCCTGTGTTATGGGCTGTAGCCACGGTCACATTCATCATCATGCACATAGTCCCTGGCGGCCCGTTAGATGAGGAAAAACAATTACCGCCTGAGATTAAGGCAAACATCGAGCAGAAGTATCACCTCGACAAACCATTATCAGCACAATACCTGCTGTACCTGGCAAATCTGCTGAAAGGCGACCTCGGCCCATCATATAAATATCCTGGCAGGGATGTCAGCGAAATAATATCCGATACATTTCCGGCATCAATGGAATTAGGCCTCATCGCCTTTATCACATCACTGCTGACAGGTGTCAGCGCCGGCATTGTCTCTGCCATATCCAAAGAGCAAAATATCTGGATAGACAAGACAAGCATGACGTTCGCCATCGCCGGAGTCTCCATACCTAATTTTGTACTTGCGGTCTTATTGGTCCTCATACTCTCACATACATTTCGCATCTTACCGCCTGCCCTTTGGGAAGGCTGGCAGTACACAATACTCCCTGCCTTGTCCCTCGCAGCAGCACCTGCGGCATACATGGCAAGGGTCATGCGGGCGACCTTCCTCAGCATACTCAGAGAGGATTATCTTCGCACATGCTGTGCAATGGGATTACCTGTAAGAAAAATCTTATTTAAACATGCATTGAAAAATGCAATAACACCAATAGTAACATTTTCAGGACCTCTTCTCGCAGGCCTGATAACCGGATCATTCGTAATCGAGTATATATTCTCCATTCCTGGTATGGGAAAATACTTTGTAACCGCAGTGATAAACAGGGACTATCCGCTTATAATGGGTGTAACCATAGTCTATGCCGTTATAATCGTGCTGGCTAATTTAACAGTGGACATCCTGTACCCTCTGCTTGATCCGAGGGTAAAAGGTTCATGA